A single genomic interval of Phycisphaerae bacterium harbors:
- a CDS encoding HD-GYP domain-containing protein, with protein MKEARPIILVAHPDGCWRENLRQGLAAHELSSVPIQPGADLSQELADRTVRGIVARIDPENEADLTLWLSALRCSRPDWAIVALLPSSSAQSLRLVFRAGADDCMEGSPGVEELISILGDAARIRSVQCGGLCPGSSVQAPADGAETCLSCLESTRALVAAVEAKDLHTRNHSVTVSRYATEIGRRIGLNGPEIAHLRAAALLHDVGKIGVPDDILAKPGPLTNTEYEIVKRHPEIALQILGHLRNLKDERSLILHHHERYDGRGYPAALKGEHIPLGARILAVADSIDAMFSPRSYKPPYPLRQVQRELFVGLGLQFDPDIGRCAIDWLENSPEDFAQRTTSGAGAPGYANTCGRCGLVAKDQDATNFRSTVGSIPLLR; from the coding sequence TTGAAAGAAGCTCGGCCCATCATCCTGGTCGCCCATCCCGATGGTTGCTGGCGGGAGAATCTCCGCCAGGGTCTCGCCGCACATGAGCTGTCATCGGTTCCGATTCAGCCCGGCGCCGACCTGTCACAGGAGCTTGCAGACCGCACAGTCCGAGGCATCGTCGCGCGGATTGATCCCGAGAACGAGGCGGACCTCACGTTGTGGCTGAGCGCGCTCCGATGCTCTCGTCCTGATTGGGCGATTGTGGCGCTCTTGCCGTCAAGCTCGGCGCAGTCGTTACGCCTTGTGTTTCGCGCCGGTGCTGATGATTGCATGGAAGGGTCGCCCGGAGTGGAGGAGCTGATCTCTATCCTCGGAGATGCAGCCAGGATTCGCAGCGTACAATGCGGAGGACTCTGTCCTGGTTCATCCGTTCAGGCCCCCGCGGACGGTGCCGAGACCTGCCTTTCCTGTTTGGAATCAACGCGAGCGCTGGTGGCCGCCGTCGAAGCGAAAGACCTCCACACACGGAACCACTCGGTTACCGTTTCGAGGTACGCGACAGAAATCGGCCGTCGCATCGGGCTCAATGGTCCGGAGATCGCTCATTTGCGGGCGGCCGCGTTACTGCACGACGTGGGCAAGATCGGAGTCCCCGACGACATTCTCGCCAAGCCCGGTCCCTTAACCAACACCGAATACGAGATTGTCAAACGCCATCCCGAGATCGCTCTGCAGATCCTCGGGCACCTCAGGAATCTCAAGGACGAACGTTCGCTGATTCTCCATCACCACGAGCGTTACGACGGCCGGGGATACCCCGCGGCCTTGAAGGGTGAACACATTCCACTGGGGGCGCGAATTCTGGCCGTGGCCGATTCCATTGATGCCATGTTTTCGCCGCGCAGCTACAAGCCGCCATATCCGCTGCGGCAGGTGCAGCGCGAGCTTTTCGTCGGATTGGGGCTGCAGTTCGACCCCGATATCGGCCGGTGTGCAATAGACTGGCTGGAGAATTCGCCCGAGGACTTTGCCCAACGGACCACGAGCGGCGCCGGTGCTCCTGGCTACGCCAATACATGCGGCCGGTGTGGTCTTGTCGCAAAGGATCAGGACGCCACCAATTTTCGCAGTACTGTCGGAAGTATTCCGTTATTGCGGTAG
- the acnA gene encoding aconitate hydratase AcnA translates to MLPGAPGNVQFFSLPKLASAGMSGIERMPFSLRVLLESALRNLDGFRITEEDVRAIVDWKKHANDREIPFVPARVLLQDFTGVPALVDLAAMRDAMARLGGSAKRINPLVPVDLVIDHSVQVDAFGSANALEINSRMEFERNRERYEFLHWGQQAFDNFRVVPPATGIVHQVNLEYLGRVVATRQIDGKTYALPDSLVGTDSHTTMINGLGIVAWGVGGIEAEAVMLGQPLFMVMPEVVGFRLSGKLREGTTATDLVLTVTEMLRKKGVVGKFVEFYGEGLGAMGVADRATISNMSPEYGATMGFFPVDGQTLAYLERTGRDKDLINLVELYCKEQGLFRADSTPDPEYADTMELDLDSVEPSLAGPKRPQDRVPLGRMKESFRKALRAPVKERGFGLDDSAAKKHVEVQLNGTADQLTHGSVVIAAITSCTNTSNPSVMLAAGLLAKKACEKGLKVKPFVKTSLAPGSRVVTEYLRSAGVTPYLEQLGFHTVGYGCTTCIGNSGPLPEKVEEAISKGELVASSVLSGNRNFEGRVHGSVKANYLASPPLVVAYAIAGTTDIDLLNEPLGTGKDGKPVFLKDVWPTQREIHEAVSANVTAERFREQYANVFTGNEQWNRISAPKSETYTWQDSSTYIQEPPFFEGLSTDVPSITPIEGARVLVMVGDSVTTDHISPAGSIKPDSPAGRYLQDHGVTPKDFNSYGSRRGNDRVMTRGTFANVRLRNLLAPGTEGGVTVHLPSGQQVSIFEAAERYRQEGTPLMVIAGKEYGTGSSRDWAAKGTLLLGIRAVLAESFERIHRSNLVGMGVLPLQFVDGQNAESLGISGHEIIEIPSLSDGLRPRQMLEVQLTDAKSGNSRTIEVLARIDSPVEVEYYRNNGILPTVLRKLVAS, encoded by the coding sequence ATGCTCCCAGGCGCGCCCGGAAACGTGCAGTTCTTCAGTCTTCCTAAACTCGCCTCGGCCGGCATGTCCGGTATCGAGCGCATGCCATTCAGCCTGCGTGTCCTGCTGGAGAGCGCTCTGCGGAATCTCGACGGCTTCCGGATCACGGAGGAAGACGTTCGGGCTATCGTCGACTGGAAAAAACACGCGAATGACCGCGAGATACCCTTTGTTCCTGCCCGGGTCCTGCTCCAGGACTTCACCGGCGTGCCGGCACTGGTCGACCTGGCGGCCATGCGGGACGCCATGGCGAGATTGGGCGGTTCCGCCAAGCGCATCAATCCGCTGGTTCCGGTCGATCTGGTCATTGACCACTCGGTTCAGGTGGATGCATTTGGCTCGGCCAACGCGCTGGAAATTAACTCGCGGATGGAATTCGAGCGGAACCGGGAACGGTATGAGTTCCTGCACTGGGGGCAACAGGCTTTCGACAACTTCCGGGTCGTCCCGCCGGCAACAGGAATCGTCCACCAGGTGAATTTGGAGTACCTCGGCCGAGTCGTGGCGACGCGACAGATCGACGGAAAAACATACGCCCTGCCGGATAGCCTGGTCGGTACGGACAGCCACACGACGATGATCAACGGGCTGGGAATCGTGGCTTGGGGCGTGGGCGGAATCGAAGCGGAAGCAGTGATGCTCGGGCAGCCGCTGTTCATGGTCATGCCCGAGGTCGTCGGGTTCCGGTTGTCGGGCAAGCTGCGGGAAGGGACGACGGCGACCGACTTGGTGCTCACCGTCACGGAAATGCTCCGCAAGAAGGGCGTGGTGGGCAAGTTCGTGGAATTCTATGGCGAAGGCTTGGGTGCGATGGGTGTGGCCGATCGGGCAACGATCAGCAACATGTCTCCCGAATACGGAGCCACGATGGGCTTCTTCCCCGTCGACGGCCAAACGCTGGCTTATCTCGAACGAACCGGACGGGACAAGGATCTCATCAATCTCGTCGAGCTGTATTGCAAGGAGCAAGGGCTGTTCCGTGCGGACAGTACGCCTGATCCCGAATACGCCGACACCATGGAGCTCGACCTCGATAGCGTTGAACCCTCGCTGGCAGGACCCAAGCGCCCGCAGGACCGCGTTCCGCTTGGCCGGATGAAAGAGTCATTTCGAAAGGCGCTCCGGGCACCCGTCAAGGAGCGGGGATTCGGGCTGGACGATAGCGCCGCCAAGAAGCACGTCGAAGTCCAGCTGAACGGCACGGCCGATCAGCTTACACACGGGTCCGTCGTGATTGCGGCGATCACGAGCTGCACGAATACGTCCAACCCGTCGGTCATGCTGGCGGCAGGACTCCTTGCCAAGAAGGCATGCGAGAAGGGCCTGAAGGTAAAGCCCTTCGTCAAGACGAGCCTGGCGCCGGGATCGAGGGTCGTCACGGAGTATCTGCGCAGCGCCGGGGTGACTCCTTACCTGGAGCAACTGGGCTTTCACACCGTAGGATACGGCTGCACGACTTGCATCGGCAACAGCGGACCGCTGCCCGAGAAAGTCGAAGAGGCCATCAGCAAGGGCGAGCTGGTCGCCAGTTCCGTGCTGAGCGGCAATCGCAACTTCGAAGGTCGCGTGCACGGTTCGGTGAAGGCAAACTATCTGGCATCGCCGCCGCTTGTCGTGGCGTATGCCATCGCGGGCACTACAGACATCGATCTGCTCAACGAGCCGCTGGGGACAGGGAAGGACGGAAAGCCGGTGTTCCTGAAGGACGTCTGGCCGACACAACGGGAGATCCATGAGGCGGTTTCCGCGAACGTCACCGCCGAGCGATTCCGCGAGCAGTACGCCAACGTCTTCACCGGAAACGAGCAATGGAATCGGATCTCTGCCCCGAAAAGCGAGACCTACACCTGGCAGGATTCCAGCACATACATCCAGGAGCCTCCGTTCTTCGAGGGTCTGTCAACTGACGTCCCGTCCATTACGCCGATCGAGGGCGCCCGCGTGCTGGTGATGGTCGGCGACTCGGTGACCACGGACCATATTTCCCCGGCCGGATCGATCAAACCCGACTCCCCGGCCGGACGATACTTGCAGGACCATGGTGTGACCCCGAAGGACTTCAACAGCTACGGCTCGCGGCGGGGAAACGACCGGGTGATGACCCGCGGGACATTTGCCAACGTGCGCTTGCGCAACCTACTCGCCCCTGGTACCGAGGGTGGGGTGACCGTACACCTGCCGAGCGGTCAGCAAGTGTCCATTTTTGAAGCGGCGGAGCGTTATCGGCAGGAAGGCACGCCGCTCATGGTCATTGCGGGGAAAGAGTACGGGACCGGTTCGTCACGCGATTGGGCTGCGAAGGGGACGCTGCTACTGGGCATTCGAGCCGTGTTGGCTGAAAGCTTCGAGCGTATCCACCGCAGCAACCTCGTGGGAATGGGCGTGCTCCCGCTCCAGTTTGTCGACGGTCAGAACGCGGAATCGTTGGGCATTTCCGGACACGAAATCATCGAAATCCCGTCGCTCTCGGATGGTCTTCGTCCGCGGCAGATGCTCGAGGTTCAGCTCACCGATGCCAAGAGCGGTAATAGCCGCACGATTGAAGTTTTGGCTAGAATCGACAGCCCGGTTGAGGTGGAGTACTACCGCAATAACGGAATACTTCCGACAGTACTGCGAAAATTGGTGGCGTCCTGA
- the rpsR gene encoding 30S ribosomal protein S18 — MARSDKQSNISFHTSVRFPKRHSSDWQGRLVDYKEVDLLRKFLTTSSKLMSRKRAGTNAQEQKALKNAVKLARFMALVPYRGS, encoded by the coding sequence ATGGCCCGCAGTGATAAGCAAAGCAATATTTCGTTTCATACCAGCGTGCGTTTTCCCAAGCGCCACAGTTCCGATTGGCAGGGGCGGCTCGTTGACTACAAAGAGGTCGACCTGCTCCGTAAGTTCCTCACTACGAGCAGCAAGCTGATGTCCCGCAAGCGCGCGGGTACCAATGCTCAGGAGCAGAAGGCGCTGAAGAACGCCGTCAAGCTTGCCCGCTTTATGGCTCTCGTTCCCTATCGCGGTTCGTAG
- a CDS encoding PQQ-like beta-propeller repeat protein, which translates to MPALPTMLRAPYILVVVLLAVATLSAHADDWPQWRGPQGDGVWHESGLIDKFAGPRLEPAWRAEIGSGYCGPTVAEGRVYVMDRLIVPKQVERVHCFDEKTGARLWTYAYDCPYRDVGYDAGPRASVTVYDGRAYALGAMGNFHCFEARTGEVLWKHDGLTEYGIEMPIWGIASAPLIEDDLVIVQLGGRPDACLVAFDRKSGKERWRALADRASYSAPIIIEQAGKRVLVAYTGDHVAGLNPATGKVYWKHPFPPTKMVIGVASPVYHQGFVFVTNFFDGAMLLKLDQEKPEAKEVWHRVGPSEQDTDGLQSIISTPYLKGDYIYGVDSYGEFRCLELATGKRVWESLDVTPKARWSTAHIVEQGDRVWIFNERGELIIARLSPSGYEEISRAKLLEPTLDQLRQRGGVTWSHPAFANGHVFARNDKELVCANLAAKH; encoded by the coding sequence ATGCCGGCTTTGCCGACAATGCTTCGTGCTCCGTACATCCTCGTCGTGGTGCTGTTGGCCGTTGCCACCCTGTCCGCACATGCCGATGACTGGCCGCAATGGCGCGGACCGCAGGGCGACGGCGTATGGCACGAGTCCGGTCTGATCGACAAGTTTGCAGGGCCGAGGCTTGAGCCCGCGTGGCGGGCCGAAATCGGCAGCGGATATTGTGGGCCGACCGTCGCAGAAGGACGAGTCTACGTCATGGACCGGCTGATCGTGCCCAAACAGGTGGAGCGGGTCCACTGTTTTGATGAGAAGACGGGCGCAAGACTCTGGACCTACGCCTATGACTGTCCCTATCGCGACGTAGGCTATGACGCTGGCCCCCGCGCCTCGGTTACGGTTTACGACGGCCGTGCCTATGCACTTGGAGCGATGGGAAATTTCCATTGCTTCGAAGCGAGAACCGGAGAGGTTCTCTGGAAGCACGACGGACTCACGGAATACGGCATCGAGATGCCCATCTGGGGTATCGCCTCGGCTCCGCTCATCGAGGACGATCTCGTTATTGTGCAGTTGGGCGGCAGGCCCGACGCGTGTCTCGTCGCCTTCGATCGCAAATCGGGCAAGGAACGCTGGCGGGCTTTGGCCGACCGGGCTTCGTACTCCGCGCCGATCATCATTGAGCAGGCCGGCAAGCGCGTGCTGGTCGCCTACACGGGCGACCATGTCGCAGGGCTGAATCCGGCGACGGGCAAGGTCTATTGGAAGCATCCCTTTCCGCCGACGAAGATGGTCATCGGCGTTGCGTCACCCGTCTATCATCAAGGCTTTGTATTCGTGACGAATTTCTTCGACGGGGCCATGCTTCTCAAACTTGATCAAGAAAAGCCGGAAGCCAAGGAAGTATGGCACCGAGTCGGCCCGAGCGAACAAGACACCGACGGGCTGCAGTCCATCATCTCCACGCCGTACCTCAAGGGCGACTACATCTACGGGGTGGACAGTTATGGCGAATTTCGTTGCCTGGAACTGGCGACAGGCAAGCGCGTCTGGGAGTCGCTGGACGTAACGCCGAAGGCACGTTGGAGCACGGCCCACATCGTCGAACAGGGCGATCGCGTCTGGATATTCAACGAGCGCGGCGAGCTGATCATCGCCCGGCTATCGCCGTCCGGCTATGAGGAAATCAGCCGTGCCAAATTGCTGGAGCCCACCCTGGACCAGTTGCGCCAGCGCGGAGGGGTGACGTGGTCGCACCCGGCATTCGCCAACGGCCATGTCTTCGCCCGCAACGACAAAGAGCTGGTCTGCGCGAATCTGGCTGCCAAACACTAA
- a CDS encoding SMI1/KNR4 family protein — MPSEGQYKELRRQIEENPDCCGFAPFGEHCSDELLALAEERLGLPLPPSYRWWCRHFGGGILGYSYELSSVYWEGPDDPCPAGDIAYLAKINRENSGHGTELLELLNHDGDEVFYFDTTRRDDEGEYPVVVRYAPGSCEPYAANFLEFLKKRIEFMGQA, encoded by the coding sequence ATGCCGTCGGAAGGGCAGTACAAGGAACTGCGTCGACAGATCGAGGAGAACCCGGACTGCTGCGGGTTTGCGCCGTTCGGTGAGCACTGTTCGGACGAACTGTTGGCCTTGGCTGAGGAGCGCTTGGGACTCCCCTTACCCCCGTCCTATCGCTGGTGGTGCCGGCATTTCGGCGGTGGGATATTGGGCTATTCCTACGAGCTAAGCAGTGTTTACTGGGAAGGTCCCGACGACCCGTGCCCGGCAGGCGATATTGCCTATCTGGCCAAAATCAACAGGGAAAACAGCGGCCACGGCACGGAACTTCTGGAGCTGTTGAACCACGACGGCGACGAGGTCTTCTACTTCGATACGACGCGTCGCGACGATGAAGGAGAATATCCGGTCGTCGTACGTTACGCGCCCGGTTCCTGTGAGCCGTATGCCGCGAACTTCCTCGAGTTTCTGAAGAAACGCATTGAATTCATGGGACAAGCCTAG
- the cysK gene encoding cysteine synthase A, translating into MHVHESILATIGRTPLVKVKRIIQAPAEVYAKLEFFNPLSSVKDRIGAAMIDAAEREGRLKPDTMVVEPTSGNTGIALAFVCAARGYKLTLTMPESMSVERRMVLKALGAQLVLTPAADGMSGAIATAKKIMEETPNSFMPQQFANPANPEIHRKTTAEEIWKDTDGKVDILVSGIGTGGTITGTGEVIKSRKSSFKCVAIEPESSPVISQKRAGKPLQPGKHMIQGIGAGFIPDVLNLDIIDEVETVTNEDAFAWARRGAKEEGILCGISSGAALCVADRVANKPENKGKVIVAILPSAGERYLSTPLFES; encoded by the coding sequence ATGCACGTCCACGAGAGCATTCTTGCGACCATCGGCAGAACCCCGCTGGTGAAGGTCAAGCGAATCATCCAGGCACCGGCTGAGGTCTACGCCAAACTCGAGTTTTTCAACCCGCTTTCCAGCGTCAAGGACCGCATCGGCGCGGCAATGATCGACGCAGCCGAGCGCGAGGGCCGGCTCAAGCCGGACACCATGGTGGTCGAACCCACGTCGGGCAATACCGGCATCGCGCTTGCGTTCGTATGCGCAGCCAGGGGCTACAAGCTCACGCTGACGATGCCGGAGAGCATGTCGGTGGAGCGGCGGATGGTGCTCAAGGCTCTGGGCGCCCAGCTCGTGCTCACACCGGCAGCCGACGGCATGAGTGGAGCGATTGCCACGGCAAAGAAGATCATGGAAGAGACGCCGAATTCCTTCATGCCGCAGCAGTTCGCCAATCCGGCTAATCCGGAGATTCATCGCAAGACAACCGCCGAGGAAATTTGGAAGGACACTGACGGCAAGGTGGATATTCTTGTATCCGGCATTGGGACCGGCGGTACGATTACGGGCACGGGCGAAGTAATCAAGTCGCGAAAGTCCTCGTTCAAGTGCGTGGCGATTGAGCCGGAGTCGTCACCTGTCATTTCCCAGAAGCGGGCGGGCAAGCCGCTCCAGCCAGGCAAGCACATGATCCAGGGCATTGGCGCCGGCTTCATTCCGGATGTCCTCAATCTCGACATCATCGATGAAGTTGAGACCGTTACCAACGAGGACGCATTCGCCTGGGCGCGCCGGGGGGCGAAGGAAGAGGGCATCCTCTGCGGGATTTCCTCAGGCGCAGCCCTGTGCGTGGCCGATCGCGTGGCCAACAAGCCGGAAAACAAGGGCAAGGTGATCGTGGCTATTCTGCCCAGTGCCGGCGAACGCTACTTGTCGACACCGTTATTCGAGTCGTAA
- a CDS encoding SUMF1/EgtB/PvdO family nonheme iron enzyme, with protein sequence MGLWPFAKKKGAATQRPKRRTSEQSAVLHGGPDTFQAAPKLPLDNDPLKRLLQQERYALVARNEEKWQTHPNGPAIVQESRRALERHMALVPAGRVSIVKTLTSQPGAPEESHSIDPFLLDVHAVTNARFQLFVDAGGYDDLDYWPEEIWPHLIELKDLTGEPGPRLWRHGRHDVRYADHPVVGVSWYEAQAYALWVGQRLPSEMEWQMAASWHINSSADLMRRFPWGDAMDNTRCNIWSARLADTAPVSSYPKGAAPNQVLQLIGNVWEWTDTEYMIVDDDGRPVVGEMPMHVIRGGAYDTYFETQATSHFRTGQIALARTRNTGFRCAMDLSQASWING encoded by the coding sequence ATGGGACTTTGGCCCTTTGCGAAGAAAAAGGGAGCCGCGACGCAGCGGCCCAAGCGACGGACCTCGGAACAATCGGCCGTCCTTCACGGCGGTCCGGACACCTTCCAGGCCGCACCCAAGCTTCCCCTCGACAACGATCCGCTCAAGCGCCTGCTCCAGCAGGAACGCTACGCGCTGGTCGCCCGTAACGAAGAGAAGTGGCAGACCCATCCCAATGGGCCCGCCATCGTTCAGGAATCCCGGCGAGCGCTCGAGCGCCACATGGCACTCGTACCGGCCGGGCGAGTCTCTATCGTCAAGACGCTTACGAGCCAGCCCGGCGCCCCCGAGGAATCTCATAGCATCGACCCCTTTCTGCTCGATGTCCATGCTGTCACGAACGCCCGGTTCCAGCTATTCGTCGATGCCGGCGGGTACGATGATCTCGACTACTGGCCGGAAGAAATCTGGCCTCACCTGATCGAGCTCAAGGACCTCACCGGTGAGCCCGGCCCGCGTCTGTGGCGCCACGGCCGACACGACGTTCGTTACGCCGACCATCCGGTCGTCGGGGTCAGTTGGTACGAAGCCCAAGCTTACGCCCTCTGGGTCGGCCAGCGGCTCCCCTCGGAAATGGAGTGGCAGATGGCCGCGAGCTGGCACATCAACAGTTCCGCCGACCTCATGCGCCGCTTCCCCTGGGGCGATGCCATGGACAATACGCGCTGCAATATCTGGTCGGCGCGCCTTGCCGACACCGCGCCCGTCAGCAGCTACCCGAAGGGTGCCGCACCCAACCAGGTGCTGCAGCTCATCGGCAACGTCTGGGAATGGACCGACACGGAATACATGATCGTGGACGACGACGGGCGGCCCGTCGTCGGTGAGATGCCCATGCATGTTATCCGCGGCGGGGCCTACGACACTTACTTCGAGACCCAGGCCACCAGCCATTTCCGCACCGGGCAGATCGCTCTTGCCCGGACGAGAAACACCGGTTTCCGCTGCGCCATGGACCTGTCCCAGGCCAGTTGGATCAACGGTTAA
- the ftcD gene encoding glutamate formimidoyltransferase encodes MKQPLIECVPNFSEGRDPAVIKQITNAIESVDGVTLLDVDPGKATNRTVVTFVGPPAPVIEAAIRAGRKAAEVIDMSKHKGEHPRFGAMDVCPLVPVADITMDEVVPFAHRLAERLGEEVGLTIYCYENAATRPERRNLAYVRAGEYEGLPDKLARPEGKPDFGPAKFNTRSGATAVGARDFLVAYNVNLNTTSTRRANAIAFDIREKGRQKREGNPLTGPIVKDEKGNTVWIPGSLKCVKAIGWFIEEYGVAQISINLTNLGVTPVHVAFEECCRKAESRGIRVTGSELVGLVPLKAMLDAGKYFLRKQQRSTGIADDEIIKIAVKSLGLDDLYPFKPEEKIIEYAIAAKSGGAAKKKRLVDLTLEGFVHETASESPAPGGGSISASMGAMGAALATMVANLSAHKRGWDDRWEEFSDWAEKGKACHDELLHLIDADTDAFNDLMAAFGLPKSSEEEKQARSAAIEQATKQAINMPFRVMEVSLAAMDVIRAMAEIGNPNSVSDAGVGALAARSAVMGAYLNVQINASGVKDKAWMDDRLKRGRDMQDRAVAREREILEIVSRKIAES; translated from the coding sequence ATGAAGCAACCCCTGATCGAATGCGTTCCCAACTTCAGCGAAGGCCGTGACCCGGCCGTGATTAAGCAGATCACCAACGCCATCGAATCCGTCGACGGCGTCACCTTGCTGGACGTCGACCCCGGCAAAGCCACCAATCGCACCGTGGTTACATTCGTTGGCCCACCCGCGCCTGTCATCGAGGCCGCCATCCGTGCGGGACGTAAGGCGGCTGAAGTCATCGACATGAGCAAGCACAAGGGCGAGCATCCCCGCTTCGGGGCCATGGATGTTTGCCCGCTCGTCCCTGTCGCCGACATCACCATGGACGAGGTAGTTCCGTTCGCCCACAGGCTCGCCGAGCGGCTCGGCGAGGAAGTCGGGCTGACGATCTACTGCTACGAAAACGCCGCCACCCGCCCCGAGCGTCGCAACCTCGCGTACGTTCGCGCTGGAGAATACGAGGGCCTGCCCGACAAGCTCGCCCGACCCGAAGGCAAGCCCGACTTCGGCCCAGCCAAGTTCAATACCCGGTCCGGTGCCACCGCCGTCGGTGCCCGCGACTTCCTCGTTGCCTACAATGTAAACCTCAACACGACTTCGACCCGCCGGGCCAACGCCATCGCTTTCGACATCCGCGAGAAAGGCCGACAGAAGCGCGAGGGCAATCCTCTCACCGGCCCCATCGTCAAGGACGAAAAGGGCAACACCGTCTGGATCCCCGGCTCGCTCAAGTGCGTCAAGGCCATCGGCTGGTTCATCGAGGAGTACGGCGTCGCCCAGATCTCCATCAACTTGACGAATCTTGGCGTGACTCCCGTGCATGTCGCATTCGAAGAGTGCTGTCGCAAGGCCGAGTCCCGTGGCATCCGCGTCACCGGCTCGGAACTCGTCGGCCTCGTCCCCCTCAAGGCTATGCTCGACGCCGGCAAGTATTTCCTCCGCAAGCAACAGCGCTCTACCGGCATCGCGGACGACGAGATCATCAAGATTGCCGTGAAGTCGCTCGGGCTCGACGACCTCTATCCCTTCAAGCCCGAAGAAAAGATCATCGAGTACGCCATCGCCGCCAAATCCGGTGGGGCGGCTAAGAAGAAACGTCTCGTCGATCTCACCCTCGAAGGGTTCGTCCACGAGACCGCTTCCGAATCGCCCGCGCCCGGCGGCGGTTCCATATCGGCCTCGATGGGTGCCATGGGCGCGGCACTCGCTACCATGGTCGCCAACCTCTCCGCCCACAAGCGCGGCTGGGACGATCGCTGGGAGGAATTCTCCGACTGGGCCGAGAAGGGCAAGGCCTGTCACGACGAGCTGCTCCACCTCATCGACGCCGACACCGACGCCTTCAACGACCTCATGGCCGCGTTCGGTTTGCCCAAGAGTTCGGAGGAGGAGAAGCAGGCCCGAAGCGCTGCCATCGAACAGGCCACGAAGCAGGCCATCAACATGCCCTTCCGGGTCATGGAGGTGTCACTGGCCGCCATGGACGTCATTCGCGCCATGGCCGAGATCGGCAATCCCAACTCCGTGTCCGACGCCGGTGTCGGAGCCCTTGCCGCCCGGTCGGCCGTCATGGGCGCCTACCTCAACGTGCAGATCAACGCCTCCGGCGTGAAGGACAAGGCCTGGATGGACGACCGCCTCAAGCGCGGCCGCGATATGCAGGACCGCGCCGTTGCCCGTGAGCGAGAGATCCTGGAAATCGTGAGCCGCAAGATTGCGGAGTCGTAG
- a CDS encoding zf-TFIIB domain-containing protein has protein sequence MQCPACQSTLRPVVYEGITIETCDACRGEWLDPGELLHVTRAREARFGENERRAVTAAAKITGVKLADADRDLRCPKCGDTTDAVNYGGDSGIVIDRCTGCGGIWLDADEMEKVQMLVEHWEDQLPDDLKKYAKRLRQVAADVEQRTCFNLAGIPFMNALVNGVIDLLER, from the coding sequence ATGCAATGCCCCGCCTGCCAGAGCACGCTTCGGCCGGTCGTCTACGAAGGCATCACCATCGAGACCTGCGATGCCTGCCGGGGCGAGTGGCTCGATCCCGGCGAGCTGCTGCACGTCACGCGGGCCCGCGAGGCCCGTTTTGGCGAGAACGAACGCCGCGCCGTCACTGCTGCGGCCAAGATCACGGGCGTAAAACTCGCCGATGCCGATCGAGACCTGCGCTGTCCCAAGTGCGGCGACACCACCGACGCCGTCAATTACGGCGGCGACAGCGGCATCGTCATCGACCGCTGCACCGGCTGCGGCGGCATCTGGCTCGATGCCGACGAGATGGAGAAAGTGCAGATGCTCGTCGAGCATTGGGAGGATCAATTGCCCGACGATTTGAAGAAATACGCCAAGCGCCTCCGCCAGGTCGCGGCCGACGTCGAACAGCGCACCTGCTTCAACCTCGCCGGCATCCCGTTCATGAATGCCCTCGTCAACGGTGTGATCGATCTCCTGGAGCGATGA